CGAATTCCGGTTCACGAAGGCGTCCAGGGAGTCCTTGACCATGCGCTGGGCGTCGTCCGCCATGCGCGGAATGTCGATGTAGGGCTTCAGCAGCGCTTCCTCGTTCAACTCGATCGCCCGCTCCGAAATGTTCTCGGCCAGATCGCTCATCCGCTCAAGCTCGGTCGAGATTTTCATCGCGGTCGTGAGAAAGCGCAGGTCCCCCGCCATGGGTTGGTGGAGCGCGATGAGACGGAGACAATCCTCATCGATCTCGACGTCCATGGCGTTCACCCGGTGGTCGTTTTCGATCACATGGCGCGCCAGGTCGGAGTTCCGTTCCACCAGCGCCTTGATCGAATTGGCGATCTGCTCCTCGACCATCGCGCCCATCCGGAGTATCTTGTCCTTGAGAGTCGCCAGCTCCTCGTCGAAATGTCGCTGCATTATCCGAATCTCCCTGTAATGTAATCTTCCGTCTTACGATCCTTTGGATTCGTGAAAATCTCGCGGGTCGCGCCGAATTCGATCAGCTCGCCCAGCAGAAAAAACCCCGTGTAGTCCGAGACCCGCGCGGCCTGCTGCATGTTGTGGGTCACGATCACGATTGTGTACGACGTCTTGAGCTGCAGCAGCAGCTCCTCGATCCGCGCCGTGGCGATCGGGTCCAGCGCCGAGCAGGGCTCGTCCAGCAGAATCACCTCGGGCTCGACGGCCAGGGCGCGGGCGATGCAGAGCCGCTGCTGCTGTCCGCCGGAGAGGCTGGCGCCGGACTTGTGAAGCACGTCCTTCACCTCGTCCCAAAGGACGGCCTGTTTCAGGGCCCGCTCCACCCGTTCGTCGAGGATCGCCCGGCGGCGCGTGCCGTTGAGCCGGAGTCCGGCCGCCACGTTATCGTAGACCGACATCGTGGGGAAGGGATTGGGCTTCTGGAACACCATGCCCACCCGCCGCCGGATCGTCACCGGATCCACCGTCGGACCGTTGATGTCCGCTCCGTCCAAGAGAATCGTGCCGGCGAGTCTCGCGCCCGGGACGACCTCGTGCAGCCGGTTCAGGCAGCGGATGAAGGTGGACTTCCCGCATCCGGACGGGCCGATGAGCGCGGTCACCTGCTTTAAACCGATCGTCAGCGTGATGTCCTTGAGGATATGTCGCTCCCCGAACCAGGTATTCAGTTTTTCGATGATGTAAACCGGCTTATTCATGAGCAGGTCCTACCCTTTTAACTGGCGATGCAAAACCAATCGCGACAGGAGGTTCGCCCCCAGCACCAGCATCAGCAACACCATCCCCGCCGCCCAGGCCTGTCGGTGCCAGTCATCGTAGGGCGCAATGGCATAGGTGTAGATCATGACCGGCAGGGACGCGATCGGCTCCAGCCATCCGTGGCTCCAGAATCGGTTGCTGAAGGCCGTAAACAACAAGGGGGCCGTCTCCCCGGAGACTCGCGCCAAGTCTAACATAATTCCGGTCACGATGCCACGAAAGGCGGTGGGAATCACGACGAAACTGACCATTTTCCATTCCGGCAGTCCCAGCGCCAGCGCCGCCTCGCGAATCGAGTCCGGCACCAGCTTCAAAAACTCCTCGGTGCTCCGAACCGCGATCGGGATCATCATGATGCCCAGCGCCACGCCCCCGGCCACGGCCGAGAAATGGCCCATCGGCAGCACGACAATAGTATACGCGAAGATGCCCATCACGATGGACGGGACGCCGTTCAAGATGTCGGCCGCGTAGCGGATCAGAAAACCGGCGGTCGATTTCCGGCCGTACTCGGACAGGTAGACGCCGCCGAGGAAACCGATCGGAACCCCGATCAGACTCGCGAGGAACAACAGTTTCACGGTTCCCACGATGGCATTGGCCATGCCCCCGCCCGTCTCGCCCACCGGCTTGGGCAGTTTGGTAAAGAAGTCCCAATCGAGCGCCGAGATGCCGTGATAGGTGATGTAACCCAGAATAAAAAACAGAATCCCCAGAACCGTCGCGGTGCAGACGCCCGTCATCGAAAGCATGAAGACGTTCGTGATCCTCCGGCGGAGCAAAAGCGCGGGGGTCATTCTCTCACCTCCACCTTTGAAAACACGCCGTAGATCAACAAACGGGCCAGGGCGTTCACCAGGATCGTGACGGCGAAGAGAACCAGGCCGACCTCGATCAAGGCCTGCAGGTACATGTCGCCCGTGGCCTCGGTAAACTCGTTCGCGATCACGGCGGCCATCGTATAGCCCGGCTCAAAGAGGGAGAGTTTGATCTCGGGACGGTTGCCGATCACCATGGTCACGGCCATGGTTTCCCCCAACGCGCGCGCCAGGGCCAGAAAAACGGAGCCCATGATCCCGGAACGGGCGTAGGGCAAAACCGCGACCCGGACCATTTCCCACTGCGTCGCCCCCAGGGACAGAACCGCTTCGCGCTGGGAGCGGGGCACCGCCATCAGGATTTCACGCGAAACGGAAACAATGAACGGAACCACCATCATCGCGAGCAACACACCGGCCGTGAGCATCCCCACGCCGTAGGGAGCGCCCCGAAACAGGGGCATGAACCCAAGCGTGCTCGAGAGCGCCGGCTCCAGGCCGTTTCGGATCCACGGAACCAGCACGAAAATCCCGACCAATCCGTAAATCACGCTCGGGATCGCGGCCAAAAGCTCGACCAGGAAGGTGACGGGATCGGACAGCCACCGGGGCGCCAGCTCGGAAAGAAAGATGGCCACGCCCAGCCCCACCGGAACGGCGATCAGCAGGGCGAGCGCCGAGCTGACCAGCGTGCCGTAGAGAAAGGGCAGCGCGCCGAACTGCTCCGCGACGGGGTCCCAGGTCGTCCCCCAGAGAAAACTCCAGCCGAATTTTTGGATCGGCAACCGGGAATTGCGGACCAATTCATAGGCGACGACGACCGTGATGGCCAACACCGACAGGGCGACGGTCAGGACCGTGGCCCGGAAAAGACGATCGGC
This is a stretch of genomic DNA from Nitrospiria bacterium. It encodes these proteins:
- the phoU gene encoding phosphate signaling complex protein PhoU codes for the protein MQRHFDEELATLKDKILRMGAMVEEQIANSIKALVERNSDLARHVIENDHRVNAMDVEIDEDCLRLIALHQPMAGDLRFLTTAMKISTELERMSDLAENISERAIELNEEALLKPYIDIPRMADDAQRMVKDSLDAFVNRNSDLARRVCKADDVIDDLNHQIFRELLSFMIEDPQSTTRAIRISFISKYLERIADHATNIAELVVYLVEGKIIRHTGV
- the pstB gene encoding phosphate ABC transporter ATP-binding protein PstB encodes the protein MNKPVYIIEKLNTWFGERHILKDITLTIGLKQVTALIGPSGCGKSTFIRCLNRLHEVVPGARLAGTILLDGADINGPTVDPVTIRRRVGMVFQKPNPFPTMSVYDNVAAGLRLNGTRRRAILDERVERALKQAVLWDEVKDVLHKSGASLSGGQQQRLCIARALAVEPEVILLDEPCSALDPIATARIEELLLQLKTSYTIVIVTHNMQQAARVSDYTGFFLLGELIEFGATREIFTNPKDRKTEDYITGRFG
- the pstA gene encoding phosphate ABC transporter permease PstA, whose protein sequence is MTPALLLRRRITNVFMLSMTGVCTATVLGILFFILGYITYHGISALDWDFFTKLPKPVGETGGGMANAIVGTVKLLFLASLIGVPIGFLGGVYLSEYGRKSTAGFLIRYAADILNGVPSIVMGIFAYTIVVLPMGHFSAVAGGVALGIMMIPIAVRSTEEFLKLVPDSIREAALALGLPEWKMVSFVVIPTAFRGIVTGIMLDLARVSGETAPLLFTAFSNRFWSHGWLEPIASLPVMIYTYAIAPYDDWHRQAWAAGMVLLMLVLGANLLSRLVLHRQLKG
- the pstC gene encoding phosphate ABC transporter permease subunit PstC, producing the protein MARSSISAFSMTAFHRPGVSPADRLFRATVLTVALSVLAITVVVAYELVRNSRLPIQKFGWSFLWGTTWDPVAEQFGALPFLYGTLVSSALALLIAVPVGLGVAIFLSELAPRWLSDPVTFLVELLAAIPSVIYGLVGIFVLVPWIRNGLEPALSSTLGFMPLFRGAPYGVGMLTAGVLLAMMVVPFIVSVSREILMAVPRSQREAVLSLGATQWEMVRVAVLPYARSGIMGSVFLALARALGETMAVTMVIGNRPEIKLSLFEPGYTMAAVIANEFTEATGDMYLQALIEVGLVLFAVTILVNALARLLIYGVFSKVEVRE